One window from the genome of Dasypus novemcinctus isolate mDasNov1 chromosome 26, mDasNov1.1.hap2, whole genome shotgun sequence encodes:
- the LOC131276086 gene encoding 15 kDa protein B-like yields MAGAWRALLLVVGLAAVACVAHRRPSYERIVDQAVRFLNQGRRGGPLFRLLEATPPPRGNTTSRTIPLNFRIKETVCLSSQQRPPQECPFREGGEERDCSGSYTAQRRTRVLLLECSRQQGPPRQVSPPELAEAAEVAEAAEAVEEAAEEAAAEEVEVSEEAEVVQAVEARAQDQMAAGEQAGEEAAGEPGQPRKPPSAPAAEIDTSKLPPAIRDMYEKAKYDIISHILSNF; encoded by the exons ATGGCAGGGGCCTGGAGGGCGCTGCTGCTGGTGGTGGGCTTGGCAGCCGTGGCCTGTGTGGCCCATCGCCGGCCCAGCTACGAGAGGATTGTCGACCAGGCCGTGCGGTTCCTCAACCAGGGGCGAAGGGGCGGGCCCCTCTTCCGCCTGCTGGAAGCCACGCCACCGCCTCGCGGG AACACCACCTCGAGGACAATCCCTCTCAACTTCAGGATTAAGGAGACAGTGTGCCTGTCGTCACAGCAGAGACCGCCCCAGGAATGCCCCTTCAGGGAGGGCGGG GAGGAGCGGGACTGCAGCGGCAGCTACACGGCGCAGCGGCGCACCCGCGTGCTCCTGCTCGAGTGCTCGCGCCAGCAGGGGCCGCCGCGGCAG GTCTCCCCACCTGAGCTCGCGGAGGCCGCGGAGGTAGCAGAGGCCGCGGAGGCCGTAGAGGAAGCGGCGGAAGAGGCAGCAGCGGAGGAAGTGGAGGTCTCGGAGGAAGCAGAGGTGGTGCAGGCCGTGGAAGCAagggcccaggaccagatggcggCCGGGGAACAGGCAGGGGAAGAAGCAGCGGGAGAGCCGGGGCAGCCTCGGAAGCCACCGAGCGCACCAGCCGCCGAGATTGACACCTCCAAGCTGCCGCCCGCGATCAGGGACATGTACGAGAAAGCCAAGTACGACATCATCTCGCACATCCTGAGCAACTTCTAG